CTCGAAGAGGTTGAATTCGAGGTCCCGGACGTTGCTCTTGTAGTGACCCATCTCGTCGCTCACTCCATGCTGGTCGGGGCGGTCCCCTACTGACCGGTAACAACAGGGTATTACCTGTCAGTAACCCCGGCAAGGCCGCTTGACCGGGTTGTGGCCAACCAGACGCCCCGCGGGTGCCGTCCGACCGTGGCGCGCACCCGGGAACCGGTGGCGCCCGGCCCCGGTGACAGCACGGACCCGGTGACAGCACGGACCCGGTGACAGCACGGGGCCGGCGCCCCAGGAGGAGGTGGGCGCCGGCCCCGATGACCTGGCGGCGGGTCAGACCTTGTGGGCCTTGGCCGCCGCGAAGCAGTAGACGCCGAAGCCGAGGAAGCCCAGCGCGATCACGGCCAGCAGGAAGACCCCGTACGGCTGGGCCGCCAGGGTGTGCAGCGCCTTGTCCAACCCGCCGGACTCCGACGCGTCGGCGTTGAGCGCGGCCAGGCCGACCAGGACGCCGATCAGGGCGTACGCGATGCCCTTGCCGATCCAGCCGATGCGGCCGGTGCGCTCGACCCACTTGCGGCTGCCCGCGGGCAGCTCGGACATGTCCAGGTCGCGCTCGAAGGACTTCTTCACGCCCTTGCGCGCCACCATGAAGCCCAGGGCGATGATCGCCAGCGCCGCGATGCCCACGATGACCTGCCCGAACGGCAGCGCGAGGAACTTCGCGGTCCACTCCTGGGACTGCTGGGTGGAGTTGCTCTGCGACGAGCCGGTCGCGTAGTTCACCGCCGCGATGCCGATCGCGGTGGCGGTGATGGCACGACCCACCGAACCGAACCGGTGGTAGACGCGCTTGCGCTTCTCGGTCTCCCAGCTGTAGCCGGAGACGGCCATGGTGACCTGCCACACCGCGAAGGCGAACAGGCCGATCGCGATGACCCACAGCAGGAACGGGCCGAAGCCGGTCTCGGAGAGGAGGGCCACCGCGCCCTTCTGGTCGGTGCGCTCACCGGAGTCACCGAACACGACCTGCGCCGTCAACGCCGCCAAGAGCACGTGTACGACCCCGTAGCAGACCATCCCGGCGCGCCCGAGGACCTGGACGGCGGGATGTCTCCGCACTTCCGAAGCAGTGGTAGCCACGATCGGGTGACTACCCAATCGTGGCTACCGGCGAAACCCGGGGGGTCATCCCTCGCAGATGATCTTGAACTGCGGGTCGTACCGGACCGTCCGCGACTCGCTGCGCGACTGGCCCGTGCGGCGGTCGGTGATCGTGCGGGTGTCGGTCACCGAGAAGCCGGGCGCCCCGTTGCTCGGGCTGCACGGCTTGGTCGTGACCTTCTTCTCCTGCGGCGGCGTCGGGTTGAACTCGGCGCTGGTGGAGCCCGTCACGTCGTAGTTCTTGGTGCCCCACAGGACGATCTTGATCGACGAGGGGGTCCAGATCGTCTGGATCGCCACGCCCGTCTCGTCCGGGTTGGTGAACTTGATGTCGATCAGGCTGTTGCCGGCGTTGTCCATGAACACGGTGGCCTCGCGCCCCTTCGGGTAGCGCGTGATCCAGTAGCTGTGCTCCTTGTGGCCGGCGTCCTTCATGCCCGCGTTGTAGTAGGCGTTGTAGAGCGTCGTGGCGAACTGCGAGATGCCGCCGCCGACCGCGCGGCCGGGGATGCCGTTCTCGATGATGCCCGCCTCGACGTAGCCCTGCGCCGTGCCGCGCGGACCGGTGTAGCCGTTGAGGCTGAACGTCTCGCCCGGCTTCACGATCGCGCCGTTGACCTTCTCGGCCACCACGCGGATGTTCGTGCCGGAGTCGGCCGCGAAGCCACCGGTCTGGAACTCCCCGATGACCTCCTTGATGCCCATCTTGTTCGCCTGCTCGGTGGTGACCTTCGCGGGCGTGTGCTTGTACTCGGCCTTGATCGCGCGGTCGTCGCCGCGCTTGAGCACGTCCATGAAGGTGGCCAGGGACTTCTCCCAGTCGACGCCGAGGCCGTCGACCGACTCCTTGACGGTGGGCCGGCCGCCCTCGAACACAATCTCGGCGTCCTTGCCCTCCTTCTCGGTCTCCTTGAGCTGCGGACCGGCGTGCTCGACGACCTTGTTGTTGTCGACCTTGGCGTTCAGGCTGCCGTCGTCGGCGGGCTCGAACACCAGCACCGTGCCGAGCTGCTCGGGCGTGAGCGTCGCGTCCTTGCCCTCGCCCTTGATGATCACCGGCGCGGCGACGGCGGGCTTGGCGACCTCGTTCAGCGTCTTCTCGACGCCCTCCTTGGTCGTCTTCACCGGGGTCGTGGCCACCGGCAGCTCGACCGTGCCGCCGTCGGCCCAGGAGGCGAGCATCGCCTCCGACGCGCCGGGCACGTCGAGCTTCTGCCCCTGCTTCGGGTCGACCGCGACGGCGTTCGCGCCCTCGAAGCGGATCGTGCCCTCGGCCGGGTCGTGGTCGGTCGTGCCGCGCAGGCCCTCCAGCGCGGCGGTGAGCTTCGCGTCGTCGTTCTTGGTGG
This region of Saccharothrix longispora genomic DNA includes:
- a CDS encoding DUF1206 domain-containing protein, with amino-acid sequence MVCYGVVHVLLAALTAQVVFGDSGERTDQKGAVALLSETGFGPFLLWVIAIGLFAFAVWQVTMAVSGYSWETEKRKRVYHRFGSVGRAITATAIGIAAVNYATGSSQSNSTQQSQEWTAKFLALPFGQVIVGIAALAIIALGFMVARKGVKKSFERDLDMSELPAGSRKWVERTGRIGWIGKGIAYALIGVLVGLAALNADASESGGLDKALHTLAAQPYGVFLLAVIALGFLGFGVYCFAAAKAHKV
- a CDS encoding VanW family protein, yielding MVDERAEADEADAKRKRLRKTGLIAAAAIGVLVVLYGLDILISSGNVPRGVTVAGVDVGGMGHGEAEQKLRDEIGPRLAAPVKARAGDVEVEVDPKAAGLELDWTRTLDQAGSQPLSPITRLTSFFTSHEVGFATKNDDAKLTAALEGLRGTTDHDPAEGTIRFEGANAVAVDPKQGQKLDVPGASEAMLASWADGGTVELPVATTPVKTTKEGVEKTLNEVAKPAVAAPVIIKGEGKDATLTPEQLGTVLVFEPADDGSLNAKVDNNKVVEHAGPQLKETEKEGKDAEIVFEGGRPTVKESVDGLGVDWEKSLATFMDVLKRGDDRAIKAEYKHTPAKVTTEQANKMGIKEVIGEFQTGGFAADSGTNIRVVAEKVNGAIVKPGETFSLNGYTGPRGTAQGYVEAGIIENGIPGRAVGGGISQFATTLYNAYYNAGMKDAGHKEHSYWITRYPKGREATVFMDNAGNSLIDIKFTNPDETGVAIQTIWTPSSIKIVLWGTKNYDVTGSTSAEFNPTPPQEKKVTTKPCSPSNGAPGFSVTDTRTITDRRTGQSRSESRTVRYDPQFKIICEG